In the genome of Populus alba chromosome 11, ASM523922v2, whole genome shotgun sequence, one region contains:
- the LOC118031577 gene encoding GEM-like protein 1: MNQSSEEVDQTRKPRSPSDLESEKLAEVEDKYKNSNFHTSDYAPYPKLDPKDVAPSPENWANLSTGSTARSKPPGPSPIDGTAATTMPAESNPYVSAGPAAPSSSKNTVEAVKDVLGKWGKKAAEATKKAEDLAGNMWQHLKTGPSFADAAVGRIAQGTKVLAEGGYEKIFQQTFETVPEEKLVKTFACYLSTSAGPVMGVLYLSTAKLAFCSDNPLSYKVGEQSQWSYYKVVIPLHQLKAVNPSTSKVNSAEKYIQIISADNHEFWFMGFVYYDNAVQSLQQALEHPAP; the protein is encoded by the exons atgaatcaaagcAGCGAAGAGGTCGATCAAACCAGGAAACCTCGATCACCGTCAGATTTAGAATCTGAAAAGCTCGCGGAGGTCGAGGACAAGTACAAGAACAGCAATTTTCATACCTCTGATTACGCTCCCTACCCCAAGCTAGACCCTAAAGACGTTGCTCCTTCTCCTGAGAATTGGGCCAACCTATCCACGGGATCAACAGCACGGTCTAAACCTCCTGGCCCATCTCCTATCGACGGAACCGCTGCCACTACCATGCCGGCTGAGTCCAATCCCTACGTGTCTGCTGGTCCCGCTGCTCCTTCTTCCTCCAAGA ATACAGTGGAGGCGGTGAAGGATGTGTTAGGGAAATGGGGAAAGAAGGCGGCAGAGGCAACGAAGAAGGCTGAGGATCTTGCTGGCAACATGTGGCAACACT TGAAGACAGGCCCTAGTTTTGCTGATGCTGCTGTGGGGAGAATTGCTCAGGGAACCAAAGTTCTTGCAGAAGGTGGTTATGAGAAGATTTTTCAACAAACGTTCGAGACTGTTCCCGAGGAGAAACTTGTGAAGACATTTGCATGCTACCTATCCACTTCTGCCGGTCCAGTTATGGGAGTTCTATATTTGTCAACAGCAAAGCTTGCGTTCTGCAGTGACAATCCTTTGTCTTACAAAGTTGGTGAGCAGTCTCAGTGGAGCTATTATAAG GTTGTTATTCCATTACATCAGCTGAAGGCTGTCAATCCATCCACAAGCAAAGTCAATTCAGCTGAAAAATATATCCAGATTATATCTGCTGACAACCATGAATTTTGGTTCATGGGTTTTGTATACTATGATAATGCTGTTCAAAGTCTTCAACAAGCACTGGAGCACCCCGCTCCATGA
- the LOC118031578 gene encoding transport inhibitor response 1-like protein, producing the protein MITNKKPRSSDTDSNYMRDDRTDMSEDDDRSPPSDSIANDSCPTRTCTPGSGSGSSSIPEYPAPYPDQVLENVLENVLWFLTSRKDRNAASLVCRLWYRVEAMTRSDLFIGNCYAVSPERATSRFTRIRSVTLKGKPRFADFNLMPPNWGAHFAPWVSAMAKAYPWLEKIHLKRMSVTDDDLALLAESFSGFKELVLVCCDGFGTSGLAVVASKCRQLKVLDLIESEVSDDEVDWILCFPDTETCLESLILDCVECHIDFDALERLVTRSPSLKKLRLNRFVSIGQLYRLMVRAPQLTHLGTGSFSQSEDVAQGELELDYVSAFAACKSLVCLSGFREIIPDYLPAIYPVCANLTSLNFSYANISAEQLKPIISNCHKLQTFWVLDSICDEGLQAVATTCKELRELRVFPFEAGEDIEGPVSEVGLQAISEGCRKLQSILYFCPRMTNAAVIAMSKNCPDLVAFRLCIVGLHQPDHVTGEPMDEGFGAIVMNCKKLTRLAVSGLLTDRAFAYIGKYGKIVRTLSVAFAGDSDMGLKYVLEGCPKLQKLEIRDSPFGDAALLSGLHHYYNMRFLWMSACKLSHQGCQQIAQALPHLVVEVIKHEDNVDKDEYVDTLYMYRSLAGRRHDVPRFVSIL; encoded by the exons ATGATCACCAACAAAAAGCCTAGATCATCAGACACTGACTCTAATTATATGAGAGACGATCGAACTGACATGTCAGAAGACGACGACCGATCTCCGCCGTCGGACTCAATCGCCAACGATTCTTGCCCAACACGGACCTGCACTCCTGGGTCCGGGTCCGGTTCGTCTTCCATCCCCGAATACCCAGCTCCATACCCGGACCAAGTCCTCGAAAACGTCTTAGAAAACGTTCTCTGGTTCTTAACCTCACGTAAGGACCGAAACGCTGCGTCATTGGTTTGTAGGTTATGGTACCGGGTCGAGGCTATGACCCGATCCGATTTGTTTATCGGTAACTGCTACGCGGTGTCTCCAGAACGCGCAACGTCGCGGTTTACCCGAATCCGTTCGGTGACGCTAAAAGGAAAGCCAAGGTTTGCTGATTTTAACCTGATGCCGCCTAATTGGGGAGCCCACTTCGCGCCTTGGGTCTCTGCAATGGCAAAGGCTTACCCTTGGTTAGAGAAGATTCATTTGAAGAGGATGTCAGTGACGGATGATGATCTGGCTTTGCTTGCGGAGTCATTTTCGGGGTTCAAAGAGCTCGTGCTTGTTTGTTGTGATGGGTTTGGTACTAGTGGACTGGCTGTTGTGGCTAGTAAGTGCAG GCAACTCAAAGTGCTTGATCTGATTGAATCAGAAGTATCGGATGATGAAGTGGATTGGATTTTGTGTTTTCCAGATAccgaaacatgtcttgaatcccTGATTTTAGATTGTGTAGAATGTCACATTGATTTTGATGCACTGGAGAGGCTGGTGACTAGGTCCCCATCACTTAAGAAACTTAGGCTAAACAGGTTCGTTTCAATTGGGCAACTATACCGTCTAATGGTTCGAGCTCCGCAGCTCACACATCTTGGGACAGGCTCATTTAGCCAATCGGAGGATGTGGCTCAAGGTGAACTGGAACTAGATTATGTCTCTGCGTTTGCTGCTTGCAAATCACTAGTTTGCCTATCTGGATTCAGGGAAATCATTCCAGATTATTTGCCTGCAATATACCCCGTCTGTGCTAATCTCACTTCACTGAACTTTAGTTATGCAAATATCAGCGCAGAACAGCTCAAACCAATTATAAGCAATTGCCACAAGCTTCAGACTTTCTGG GTTCTTGATTCAATATGTGATGAAGGACTTCAGGCTGTGGCTACAACTTGCAAGGAACTACGTGAGCTTCGGGTTTTCCCATTTGAAGCTGGGGAGGATATTGAGGGCCCTGTTTCTGAAGTGGGCCTCCAAGCGATTTCAGAGGGTTGCAGGAAGCTCCAatctattttgtatttttgccCGCGGATGACAAATGCTGCTGTTATAGCTATGTCAAAGAACTGCCCAGACCTTGTGGCCTTCCGACTCTGCATAGTGGGACTCCACCAGCCTGATCATGTCACTGGAGAACCTATGGATGAAGGGTTTGGAGCCATTGTCATGAATTGCAAGAAGCTCACTCGACTTGCAGTATCTGGTTTATTGACTGATAGAGCTTTTGCTTACATTGGAAAATATGGGAAGATTGTAAGGACCCTATCGGTTGCTTTTGCTGGTGATAGTGACATGGGGTTGAAGTATGTGCTTGAGGGTTGTCCCAAATTACAGAAGCTTGAGATTAGAGACAGTCCATTCGGGGATGCAGCTCTACTTTCTGGTCTGCACCACTATTACAATATGAGATTCCTTTGGATGTCCGCTTGCAAGTTGTCTCATCAGGGATGCCAACAGATTGCTCAAGCATTGCCTCACCTGGTGGTGGAAGTGATTAAGCATGAAGATAATGTGGACAAGGATGAGTATGTTGATACATTGTACATGTATCGGTCTCTTGCTGGGAGAAGACATGATGTGCCACGATTTGTTTCCATCTTGTAA
- the LOC118031579 gene encoding pyridoxine/pyridoxamine 5'-phosphate oxidase 1, chloroplastic — protein sequence MTMVIRRSSSRAMTCLFLSQLLPPTLSHHNHSFSIYKSCRSLSKTPSDFLGSIWCPAVCAAPTIRSFSSKFSESNTTARMQNPESISYLTQREAAEVDEILMGPLGFSVDQLMELAGLSVATSIAEVYKPSEYSRALAICGPGNNGGDGLVAARHLHHFGYKPSVCYPKRTQKPLYNGLVTQLESLSVPFLSVEDLPVDLSEDFDILVDAMFGFSFHGSPRPPFDDLIQKLVQLCNFAQNHQKSPVIVSVDIPSGWHVEEGDVSGEGVKPDMLVSLTAPKLCAKKFTGPHHFLGGRFVPPSIVDKFKLHLPAYPGTSMCVRIGKPPQIDISALRQNYISPELLEERVAADPIDQFRKWFDEALASGLREPNAMALSTVGKDGKPSSRIVLLKGVDKDGFVWYTNYESQKAHELSENPQASLLFYWDGLNRQVRVEGSVQKVPDEESEQYFHSRPRGSQIGAIASKQSAIIPGRHILHQTYKELEGKYSDGSLIPKPKHWGGYRLKPQLFEFWQGQQSRLHDRLQYIPQEIDGKLVWKIVRLAP from the exons ATGACGATGGTGATTCGAAGGAGTAGCAGTAGAGCAATGACATGCTTATTTCTATCTCAATTACTTCCTCCCACGCTCTCTCACCATAACCACTCCTTTTCCATTTACAAATCCTGTCGCTCTCTCTCTAAAACTCCCTCG GATTTTCTAGGTTCAATCTGGTGTCCCGCAGTCTGTGCAGCCCCTACAATTCGTTCATTTAGTTCAAAATTCAGCGAATCCAACACCACCGCAAGAATGCAAAATCCAGAGTCCATATCATACCTAACTCAGCGAGAAGCTGCTGAAGTCGATGAGATTCTCATGGGCCCGCTCGGCTTCAGCGTCGATCAGTTGATG gaATTGGCTGGATTGAGTGTTGCTACTTCAATAGCCGAG GTGTATAAACCTAGCGAATACAGTCGTGCTCTTGCAATCTGCGGTCCAGGGAATAATGGCGGTGATGGTTTAGTGGCAGCTCGTCACTTGCATCATTTTGGATACAAACCTTCCGTTTGTTATCCAAAACGGACTCAAAAACCTCTTTATAATGGTCTTGTTACTCAG ttgGAATCACTGTCAGTCCCTTTCCTTTCAGTGGAGGATTTGCCTGTGGATTTGTCTGAAGATTTTGACATTCTAGTAGATGCAATGTTCGGGTTCTCATTCCATG GTTCCCCAAGACCACCCTTTGATGACCTAATCCAGAAGCTGGTGCAATTGTGTAATTTTGctcaaaatcaccaaaaatcccCTGTAATTGTGTCTGTGGATATTCCATCTGGATGGCATGTTGAAGAGGGTGATGTTAGTGGCGAGGGAGTTAAGCCTGATATGTTG GTTTCTTTGACTGCTCCAAAATTGTGCGCAAAGAAATTTACTGGTCCACACCACTTTCTAGGGGGTAGATTTGTCCCACCATCTATTGTGGACAAATTTAAGCTGCATCTTCCAGCTTATCCAGGAACTTCCATGTGTGTCAGGATTGGAAAGCCTCCGCAAATTGATATATCAGCTCTCAGACAAAACTATATTTCTCCAGAATTGCTTGAGGAGCGGGTGGCGGCTGACCCCATCGATCAG TTTCGTAAATGGTTTGACGAAGCATTGGCTTCTGGGTTGAGGGAACCAAATGCTATGGCCTTGTCAACTGTTGGAAAGGATGGAAAACC CTCATCAAGAATTGTGTTGTTGAAAGGAGTTGACAAGGATGGTTTTGTTTG GTACACCAATTATGAAAGTCAAAAGGCGCATGAATTATCTGAAAATCCCCAAGCATCACTCCTCTTCTACTGGGATGGTCTTAATCGGCAG GTCCGAGTGGAAGGATCTGTGCAGAAAGTTCCTGATGAGGAATCAGAACAGTACTTTCATAGCCGTCCTCGAGGGAGTCAGATTGGAGCAATAGCTAGCAAGCAg AGTGCTATAATCCCGGGAAGGCATATTCTGCACCAAACATACAAAGAATTAGAGGGAAAATATTCTGATGG AAGTTTGATTCCAAAACCTAAACACTGGGGAGGGTACAGGCTTAAACCACAACTTTTCGAGTTTTGGCAAGGACAGCAGTCTCGTTTACATGACAG GTTGCAATATATTCCTCAAGAAATTGATGGAAAGCTAGTTTGGAAGATTGTGCGGTTGGCTCCCTGA
- the LOC118031576 gene encoding zinc-finger homeodomain protein 2: MEFDEHEDQEEEMTGMAVMPPGYDSISNSVAARSKIGPAGGGGEGASTTTANTNTRKSSIRYRECQKNQAVGIGGHALDGCGEFMAAGDEGTLDALKCAACNCHRNFHRKESDGGGGGGGEVILYHGHHHQQQPQFSPYYRAPPPTGYLHHLTPTPQSRPLALPAASGGGGAAGGGYSREEEDVSNPSSSGGGGGGGGSSSKKRYRTKFTQEQKEKMLAFAERLGWRIQKHDEAAVEQFCAETGVKRQVLKVWMHNNKHTLGKKP; this comes from the coding sequence ATGGAGTTTGACGAGCACGAAGaccaagaagaagaaatgacgGGGATGGCGGTGATGCCACCGGGTTATGACTCAATTAGCAACTCAGTTGCTGCTCGGTCAAAAATTGGTCCTGCAGGTGGTGGAGGAGAAGGTGCTTCAACAACAACGGCaaacacaaacacaagaaaatctTCAATCAGATACAGAGAGTGTCAAAAAAACCAAGCGGTGGGAATCGGTGGACACGCACTTGATGGTTGTGGTGAATTCATGGCCGCGGGGGATGAAGGCACTTTGGATGCACTTAAATGTGCAGCGTGTAATTGCCACCGTAATTTCCATCGCAAAGAGTCTgatggtggaggtggaggtggaggtgagGTAATATTATATCACGGCCATCACCACCAGCAACAGCCGCAATTCTCTCCTTACTATCGTGCTCCACCACCGACCGGGTATCTTCATCACTTGACACCAACCCCGCAGTCAAGGCCACTAGCCTTGCCGGCTGCTTCTGGTGGGGGTGGTGCTGCTGGTGGTGGGTATAGTAGGGAAGAGGAGGATGTGTCTAATCCGAGCAGTagcggtggtggtggaggaggaggcggTAGTAGTTCAAAGAAGAGGTATAGGACAAAGTTTACGCAGGAGCAGAAAGAAAAGATGTTGGCTTTCGCGGAGAGGCTTGGTTGGAGAATCCAGAAACACGATGAGGCTGCTGTGGAGCAGTTTTGTGCGGAGACTGGGGTGAAGCGGCAAGTGCTCAAGGTCTGGATGCATAATAACAAGCACACCCTTGGtaagaaaccctaa